From a single Lentisphaera profundi genomic region:
- the lpxB gene encoding lipid-A-disaccharide synthase gives MSKCIWIITGEASGEIYGARIYSELKKQNPDLHIKAMGCRELKDAGAEIIQDSSEMAVMGFVEVIKRYPMFKRIFNQMVQRAADERPDAVVLIDYPGYNLRLAKKLNALGIKTIYYISPQVWAWHKSRIPVIKQVVDRLIVIFPFEVDFWKKHDFQADFLGHPLIELLGEEQIHEERDPNKFVLLPGSRKSELSTLLKPMIDSALQISIKYPELKFVIPAAREYLIPMIEEAVKDVPDPSKFIIENGRSVYWMQKAIAGLASSGTVTIQAAILGLPLISIYKVHPFTYFLAKRLVDLDYFTMVNIIAEKEIYREYLQNDVHPDILVPQIEQILPGGERQQEVISDLEEMVKKLGKGTNIFAETAKLISESANLP, from the coding sequence ATGAGCAAATGCATTTGGATTATCACTGGAGAAGCCTCGGGCGAAATTTATGGTGCCCGCATCTATTCAGAGCTCAAAAAGCAAAATCCCGACTTACATATCAAAGCCATGGGCTGCCGTGAACTCAAAGATGCTGGTGCTGAAATCATTCAGGACTCAAGTGAAATGGCCGTCATGGGCTTTGTCGAAGTCATCAAGCGCTACCCCATGTTCAAACGCATTTTTAATCAGATGGTACAACGCGCCGCCGACGAACGACCAGATGCGGTTGTCCTCATTGATTACCCTGGTTACAACTTACGTTTAGCAAAAAAACTTAATGCTTTGGGCATAAAAACTATTTATTATATCAGCCCGCAAGTTTGGGCTTGGCATAAAAGTCGCATCCCTGTGATTAAGCAAGTCGTCGATAGACTCATCGTCATCTTCCCCTTCGAAGTAGACTTCTGGAAAAAGCATGATTTCCAGGCCGATTTTCTCGGTCATCCCCTCATTGAACTTCTTGGCGAAGAACAAATCCACGAAGAACGCGATCCGAATAAATTCGTCCTGCTTCCTGGGAGCCGCAAAAGCGAGCTCAGTACTTTACTCAAGCCAATGATTGATTCTGCACTCCAGATCAGCATTAAATATCCTGAACTGAAATTTGTCATCCCCGCAGCTCGAGAATATCTCATCCCCATGATTGAGGAAGCCGTAAAAGATGTGCCCGACCCATCCAAATTCATTATCGAAAATGGTCGCAGTGTTTACTGGATGCAAAAGGCCATTGCGGGCCTCGCATCGTCTGGTACGGTAACAATCCAAGCCGCGATCCTCGGCTTGCCACTAATTTCGATTTACAAAGTCCATCCATTCACCTACTTTTTAGCCAAACGACTCGTCGACTTGGACTACTTCACGATGGTGAATATCATCGCAGAAAAAGAAATTTATCGCGAATACCTGCAAAATGATGTGCACCCAGATATCCTTGTTCCACAAATTGAGCAAATCCTGCCCGGCGGCGAACGTCAGCAAGAAGTCATTTCCGACCTCGAAGAAATGGTGAAAAAGCTTGGCAAAGGCACCAATATATTTGCTGAAACCGCAAAACTCATTAGTGAGAGCGCTAATTTACCATGA
- a CDS encoding DnaJ domain-containing protein, translating into MTWLQEFFSPEIAAIFDSKGITTRKLQMLIICGKRKKHEAKKISPAERSRSLIQGSFTLLACFAKADFFISRREATLLHHLIKVELSMTPRTAQQAVQIFNRIQSIHDIESEARDQIEKLAEYWAHDKDEVQRIFNMCLAMSLCHGHICFLADKLLLKIIKDFDLHPVNYMPIREKFLHPNAEAYNTLQLGPMVDQEQIKLAWRRQCTLYHPDKMMSASDEKRSWAEQKLHQVNQAYQELKKSK; encoded by the coding sequence ATGACTTGGCTACAAGAATTTTTTAGTCCTGAAATCGCCGCAATCTTTGATTCGAAAGGCATTACGACTCGCAAGCTTCAAATGCTTATCATTTGCGGAAAGCGCAAAAAGCATGAAGCAAAAAAAATAAGTCCCGCTGAACGGAGTCGCTCTTTAATCCAGGGGAGCTTCACCCTTTTAGCCTGTTTTGCCAAAGCCGATTTTTTTATTTCAAGGCGTGAAGCCACCCTCTTGCATCACCTTATAAAAGTTGAATTATCTATGACTCCTAGGACAGCTCAACAAGCTGTTCAAATTTTCAACCGTATTCAAAGTATCCATGATATTGAAAGCGAAGCGCGCGATCAAATCGAAAAACTCGCTGAGTACTGGGCCCACGATAAAGACGAAGTTCAACGCATCTTTAATATGTGCCTTGCGATGTCTCTCTGTCATGGGCACATTTGCTTCCTTGCTGATAAACTTCTTCTTAAAATCATTAAAGATTTTGATTTACACCCCGTGAATTACATGCCTATTCGCGAAAAATTCTTACACCCTAATGCCGAAGCATATAATACACTACAGCTCGGCCCCATGGTTGATCAAGAGCAAATTAAACTTGCCTGGCGCCGTCAATGCACTCTCTATCATCCCGATAAAATGATGAGTGCCTCCGACGAAAAACGTAGCTGGGCCGAACAAAAACTCCATCAAGTAAATCAAGCTTACCAAGAACTCAAGAAAAGTAAATAA
- a CDS encoding glutathione S-transferase family protein encodes MITLYGFSFSPYVRKVRLVLAHKNIEYSQVMAPPSQDADFLQKSPLGKIPYLTDGDFSISDSSVIVQYLEKKYPQMPVLPQEPHSFARALWLDEYSDTKVNEIITGIFFERFGAPKFLGRDPDEAIIKSKEMQFPVIFNYLEQELKGKKFLVNECLTLADISLTSNFANFFGLGYTIDDSQWPNLARYTEKLMKIDFIKKIVDDEQEEMADF; translated from the coding sequence ATGATCACTTTATATGGTTTTAGTTTCTCCCCCTACGTTCGTAAAGTACGTCTCGTCCTTGCACACAAAAATATCGAATACTCTCAGGTCATGGCTCCTCCAAGCCAAGATGCTGATTTCCTTCAAAAATCTCCTCTAGGGAAAATCCCCTATTTGACTGATGGCGATTTCTCTATCAGTGATTCTAGCGTTATCGTTCAGTATCTCGAAAAGAAATATCCTCAAATGCCCGTCTTGCCACAGGAGCCTCATAGCTTCGCTAGAGCTCTTTGGTTAGATGAGTACTCGGATACTAAAGTAAATGAAATTATCACAGGTATTTTCTTTGAACGTTTCGGAGCCCCCAAATTCTTAGGCCGTGATCCCGATGAAGCGATCATAAAAAGTAAAGAAATGCAATTCCCCGTCATCTTTAATTACCTCGAGCAAGAACTCAAAGGCAAAAAATTCCTCGTCAATGAATGCCTAACGCTCGCTGATATCAGCCTCACCAGTAACTTTGCTAATTTCTTTGGCCTAGGCTACACCATTGATGACTCACAATGGCCCAACTTGGCACGCTATACTGAGAAACTTATGAAGATAGATTTCATCAAAAAAATCGTAGATGATGAACAAGAAGAAATGGCTGATTTTTAA
- the lysS gene encoding lysine--tRNA ligase, producing the protein MSEKIPKPENEQIAIRKQKLKNLTDAGINAYGAKFTGTTSSVAAIASYDESIEKQELRVAGRVMTMRVMGKALFATIQDEEGRIQIYAKRDAMDQDEFNRMKKADIGDIIGVDGELFKTQKDEITVRTATYQVLAKALRPLPEKFHGLKDVETRYRQRYLDLISNDESRKVFRQRAQIISAMREYLENDKYMEVETPMMHPIPGGASARPFVTHYNALDQEMFMRIAPELYLKMLLVGGFERVFEINRNFRNEGVSKQHNPEFTAIEAYQAYGDCSTMMDLMQGILRHCAQKVIGTLQIKHSDDKIIDLEKDFRQVTHHDLMCEHTVENWFEISDEERAKIGREMGCTIMPSWTEEEITEEIYSKKIEPTLIQPTFVTRLPVHMVPLAKRCEDNPELVDVFELVCDGKELAPGYSELNDPIEQRKRLLAQFERAKGTEEEDSGRIDESFLTALEHGMPPAGGMGMGVDRLVMMLTGAPTIRDVILFPQLKNL; encoded by the coding sequence ATGTCAGAAAAAATACCAAAACCAGAGAACGAACAGATTGCTATACGCAAGCAAAAACTTAAGAATTTAACTGATGCGGGCATTAATGCTTATGGAGCTAAATTTACTGGAACAACTTCATCAGTAGCGGCCATAGCCAGTTATGACGAGAGTATAGAAAAACAAGAGTTACGTGTAGCTGGTCGTGTTATGACGATGCGCGTTATGGGTAAGGCACTTTTTGCGACCATTCAGGATGAAGAAGGTCGTATACAGATCTACGCTAAGCGCGATGCCATGGATCAAGACGAATTTAACCGTATGAAAAAAGCCGATATCGGTGATATCATTGGTGTAGATGGCGAACTCTTTAAGACTCAAAAAGATGAAATCACAGTACGTACGGCGACATATCAAGTTTTGGCCAAAGCTCTACGTCCTCTTCCTGAAAAATTTCATGGACTCAAGGATGTTGAAACACGCTACCGTCAACGTTACCTCGATTTGATTTCAAATGATGAAAGTCGCAAAGTTTTCCGCCAGCGAGCACAAATTATTTCTGCGATGCGTGAGTATCTCGAAAATGATAAGTATATGGAAGTGGAAACTCCGATGATGCATCCGATTCCTGGTGGAGCTTCTGCTCGTCCTTTCGTGACTCATTATAATGCACTTGATCAAGAGATGTTCATGCGTATTGCGCCTGAGCTCTATTTAAAAATGTTACTTGTGGGTGGTTTTGAACGCGTGTTCGAGATCAATCGTAACTTCCGTAATGAAGGTGTGTCAAAGCAGCATAACCCTGAGTTCACGGCGATTGAAGCGTATCAGGCCTATGGTGATTGTTCTACGATGATGGACCTCATGCAGGGCATTCTTCGTCATTGTGCACAAAAAGTTATTGGTACACTCCAGATCAAACATTCAGATGATAAAATCATTGATCTCGAAAAAGATTTCAGACAAGTCACTCATCACGACCTCATGTGTGAACACACAGTAGAAAATTGGTTCGAAATTTCAGATGAAGAACGTGCTAAAATTGGTCGTGAAATGGGCTGTACTATCATGCCAAGTTGGACTGAAGAAGAGATTACTGAAGAGATTTACTCAAAGAAAATTGAGCCAACGCTCATTCAGCCGACTTTTGTCACTCGCCTCCCAGTTCATATGGTGCCACTTGCCAAACGCTGTGAAGATAATCCTGAACTCGTAGATGTTTTTGAACTTGTGTGTGATGGTAAAGAATTAGCACCAGGTTACTCAGAGTTAAATGACCCTATTGAGCAGCGCAAGCGTTTACTAGCTCAGTTTGAACGTGCTAAAGGTACTGAAGAAGAAGATAGCGGACGTATTGACGAAAGTTTCCTTACGGCGCTCGAACATGGTATGCCACCTGCAGGTGGTATGGGCATGGGTGTGGATCGTCTAGTGATGATGCTCACGGGAGCTCCAACAATTCGTGACGTGATTTTATTTCCTCAGCTTAAGAATCTCTAA
- a CDS encoding sigma-70 family RNA polymerase sigma factor, producing the protein MSYSNYSGIDTISAYMQNVANLPRLTSEEEIYYSSSFRESRVHLNELLSAFPKLVRELLQNEGYRDHAGRKRHYFTGERSSDYSVADVVKYLTDTEKLSERYDKEENSLAYKALANKIRELQFSVAFYTDMSEKFKQKEYEEAFVLEDSLMKPFVDGFRKCYYRMENAVNAMVEGNLRLVISIARKYSNSQEGFLDLIQEGNIGLVSAVEKYDASFGYTFSTYATWWIRQAVSRARTELVRTMKLPANIMVKVNKIYRVERELFQKFGREPSIEEVSEVVEMTQAKIRSLKRMCQQPISLQTTVSEDQVSELGDLISNDDAILPDAEVEQKQLHESLVEMLDILNDREQEILRMRFGLADGEFHTLENIANEFGISRERIRQIETSALKKLRRPTAVKCLGLDL; encoded by the coding sequence ATGTCTTATTCGAATTACTCTGGAATTGATACGATCTCTGCTTATATGCAGAATGTGGCGAACTTACCACGTTTAACTAGTGAAGAAGAAATTTATTACTCTTCCAGCTTTCGTGAATCACGTGTTCATTTAAATGAACTTTTATCTGCCTTCCCCAAACTCGTAAGAGAATTACTTCAGAATGAAGGCTATCGTGACCATGCAGGGCGAAAAAGACATTATTTTACAGGCGAAAGATCAAGCGATTACTCAGTTGCTGATGTAGTCAAATATTTAACTGATACAGAAAAACTCAGTGAGCGTTATGACAAGGAAGAGAATTCTTTGGCCTATAAAGCCTTAGCCAACAAAATCCGCGAGTTACAATTTTCAGTGGCTTTTTATACGGATATGAGTGAAAAATTTAAGCAAAAAGAATATGAGGAAGCCTTCGTATTAGAAGATTCTTTAATGAAGCCTTTTGTGGATGGCTTTCGCAAATGTTATTATCGTATGGAAAATGCGGTCAATGCCATGGTGGAAGGCAATTTGCGCCTAGTGATTTCGATTGCGCGTAAATATTCCAATTCTCAGGAAGGTTTCTTGGATTTGATTCAAGAAGGTAATATCGGCTTAGTTTCAGCGGTAGAAAAATACGATGCTTCCTTTGGTTATACCTTTTCGACTTATGCGACTTGGTGGATACGCCAAGCAGTTTCACGTGCTAGAACTGAGCTTGTGAGAACCATGAAATTGCCTGCTAATATCATGGTGAAAGTCAATAAAATTTATCGTGTTGAGCGTGAACTTTTCCAAAAATTTGGTCGCGAACCAAGCATCGAAGAAGTCTCCGAAGTTGTAGAGATGACTCAGGCAAAAATTCGTTCACTCAAGCGTATGTGCCAGCAACCCATATCTTTACAGACTACCGTGTCGGAAGATCAGGTGAGTGAGCTTGGCGATTTAATTAGTAATGATGATGCTATTTTACCTGATGCAGAAGTTGAGCAAAAGCAATTACACGAAAGTTTAGTGGAGATGCTCGACATACTTAATGATCGTGAGCAAGAGATTTTACGTATGCGTTTTGGCTTAGCTGATGGCGAGTTTCATACACTAGAAAATATTGCTAATGAATTTGGCATTTCTCGTGAAAGAATCCGTCAGATTGAAACTTCTGCACTCAAGAAATTGCGTCGACCAACAGCAGTAAAATGCTTGGGTTTAGACCTCTAA
- a CDS encoding endonuclease MutS2 produces MNQHSQKILEFPDLLNWIASYARSTSGKMSISRLQPSSAKVPRRQQLYKDFDAVTQLIPEGIPCSNFSLPDLKRLNAEDSWIEPDEIIEVRSFIHYSAQMYSCFNKESLKAFDSIRELHERILPFRELRDEFNKIFDAKDHIKDSASKELAEIRPMIRKCEKAIKNRLDYYLKNDKNEIFQEKYITSRNDRFCLPLKRDQKSKLKGIVHDESATGQTIFIEPESIVALGNERAGMLSDERKIIFKIIQELCSYIRSETPDLLQAFKTLTLCDQCFAVEAWSSEVNARFPKVGKVFKLINARHPLLFKTLKEQGHEDHLVPLNMELPSDLTTLAVTGSNTGGKTLILKTIGLLSIMHQSGLPVPLNEFSELPLFEDILADIGDEQSISQNLSTFSAHLKSISAILKSARQKQSLILLDELGSGTDPVEGGALGNAILMDLAKSESLTLLTTHIGAIKVFAQEREGMMNAAVRFNRESLRPEYILDIGIPGASHAIEIARNHGLPHDILKDAKSFLSDKELKLENVIGKLQKQQSQMQQDAREAQKSRDTALKEAASVQEELTTLRRERKDILRQAQKEAESILNNARSHVEKIERKLKKHQPDTDISDLRKQIIQKRDGLRTALDNNQVTPVEPIKDQELKEGDKVWVEKLQSHAKIIKVEKKGKQFLLDADGMQITIKRSELGTAESVPEVRKPKIKQAKQSYHVSNNVSMEIKLIGMYAEAALRELDNWLSSAYGSNHDQVKVIHGRGTGQLRRAVHKHLAAQKYIQRFYCPDLSEDPAGDAVTWVEFKR; encoded by the coding sequence ATGAATCAACACAGTCAAAAAATCCTAGAATTCCCCGATCTCTTAAACTGGATAGCCTCTTATGCAAGAAGCACTTCCGGAAAAATGTCTATTTCACGTCTTCAGCCAAGTTCGGCAAAAGTCCCGCGTCGGCAGCAACTTTACAAAGATTTCGATGCCGTCACCCAGCTCATTCCCGAAGGTATCCCCTGTAGCAATTTCTCTCTTCCTGATCTGAAACGTCTCAATGCCGAAGATTCTTGGATTGAGCCCGACGAAATTATTGAAGTGCGGAGCTTTATTCATTACTCCGCTCAAATGTATTCTTGCTTTAACAAAGAGTCATTAAAAGCTTTCGACAGCATCCGTGAACTTCATGAGCGTATCCTTCCCTTTCGTGAGCTCCGAGATGAGTTCAATAAAATTTTTGATGCTAAAGATCACATCAAAGATAGCGCTTCTAAGGAGCTCGCTGAAATCCGTCCCATGATTCGCAAGTGTGAAAAGGCAATCAAAAATCGTTTGGATTACTATCTAAAAAATGACAAAAATGAGATTTTCCAAGAAAAATATATTACTTCTAGAAACGATCGTTTTTGTCTTCCTTTAAAAAGAGATCAAAAAAGTAAACTCAAAGGCATTGTTCACGATGAATCCGCCACGGGTCAAACTATTTTCATCGAACCGGAATCTATTGTTGCCCTTGGCAATGAACGCGCCGGCATGCTCAGCGACGAACGCAAAATCATCTTTAAAATCATTCAAGAACTCTGTTCATATATTCGTAGTGAAACACCCGATTTGCTCCAGGCTTTCAAGACTCTCACTCTTTGCGATCAATGCTTCGCAGTAGAAGCATGGAGCTCTGAAGTCAATGCTCGTTTTCCCAAAGTTGGTAAAGTCTTTAAATTAATCAATGCGCGTCACCCTCTCCTATTTAAAACGCTCAAGGAGCAGGGGCACGAAGACCATCTCGTCCCTTTAAACATGGAACTCCCCTCGGATCTCACCACTCTTGCAGTAACGGGATCCAATACTGGTGGCAAAACTTTAATTCTAAAAACAATCGGACTTTTGAGCATTATGCATCAAAGCGGACTGCCCGTGCCTTTGAATGAATTTTCTGAGCTACCCTTATTTGAAGACATCTTGGCCGACATCGGTGATGAGCAATCTATCAGCCAAAATCTCTCGACATTTTCTGCTCACCTCAAATCAATCAGTGCTATCCTGAAATCAGCTCGTCAAAAACAGAGTTTGATACTACTCGATGAACTTGGTTCAGGTACTGATCCAGTGGAAGGTGGAGCTTTAGGCAATGCCATCCTCATGGATTTAGCCAAAAGTGAGTCACTCACACTGCTAACTACGCATATTGGTGCGATCAAAGTCTTTGCTCAAGAACGCGAAGGTATGATGAATGCCGCTGTGCGTTTTAATCGCGAAAGCCTGAGACCTGAGTATATCCTCGATATTGGCATCCCTGGTGCGAGTCATGCTATTGAGATTGCCCGTAATCACGGTCTTCCTCACGATATTTTAAAAGATGCTAAGAGCTTCCTTTCTGATAAAGAGCTCAAACTCGAGAATGTTATTGGTAAATTGCAGAAGCAACAAAGTCAAATGCAACAAGATGCGCGTGAAGCTCAAAAAAGTCGTGACACCGCCTTAAAAGAAGCGGCTAGTGTTCAAGAAGAACTTACCACTCTGCGCCGCGAGCGTAAAGATATTTTGCGACAAGCGCAAAAAGAAGCCGAGAGCATTCTCAATAACGCTCGTAGCCATGTGGAAAAAATCGAACGCAAGCTCAAAAAACATCAACCCGATACCGATATTAGCGACCTTCGCAAACAAATCATCCAGAAACGCGATGGCTTGCGTACTGCCTTAGATAATAACCAAGTCACTCCCGTCGAGCCGATCAAAGATCAAGAGCTCAAAGAAGGAGACAAAGTTTGGGTCGAAAAACTTCAAAGTCACGCCAAAATTATTAAAGTCGAAAAAAAGGGTAAGCAATTCCTGCTCGATGCTGATGGCATGCAAATCACTATTAAACGCAGTGAATTGGGTACTGCTGAATCAGTTCCTGAAGTCAGAAAGCCAAAGATCAAGCAAGCGAAGCAAAGTTATCACGTAAGCAATAACGTTTCCATGGAAATAAAACTCATTGGCATGTATGCAGAAGCCGCTTTACGAGAATTGGATAACTGGTTATCTTCTGCTTATGGCAGTAACCACGATCAAGTCAAAGTCATTCATGGCCGTGGCACTGGTCAATTGCGTCGAGCTGTTCATAAACATCTTGCTGCACAAAAATACATCCAACGCTTTTACTGCCCTGACCTCTCCGAGGATCCTGCAGGTGATGCCGTAACTTGGGTTGAATTTAAACGCTAA